In the genome of Lentimicrobium sp. L6, the window ATATGGGGAGCTTTTACCATTTTAGTTACATTGAAAGGAGCTATGCAGCTCATTATAGGATTAGATCCTTTTGAGCAGAAGTGGATGGATGCTGGTGCTTATGAGACTCACTTACTGTTTGGTAAACTTCGTGTTTTTTCATTTTTAAGTGATGCAGGGCAGTTTGGAGCCTCTCAGGCTCAAGCTCTAGTGATGGGTGGAATTATTGCTTATGAAACTAAAAACTTTAAAAAGAGGATTTTTTTTGGTACAGTAGCTTTGTTCGGGCTTTATGGGATGTTGGTGTCTGGTACAAGAGGAGCCATTGCGATTCCTGCACTTGGTTTTTTTACTTATTTAATATTAACTAAGAACACCAAACTAATTGCATTAGGTCTCTTTGCAGGCATTATGCTCTATGTTTTCTTTGCGCATACCTCTATTGCTCAATCTAATTATCAGGTAGCAAGAATGAGAACAGCTTTTCACCCTGATGAGGATCCTTCATTTATTGTTCGTTTAGAAAATCAGAAGATATTAAAGAATTATCTGTCGACTAGGCCAATTGGCGGAGGAGTTGGGCATGCAGGAACTAGAGCATTAAAATACGTTCCTAATGGATTTTTAGCAAATGTAGCTACCGACAGTTGGTATGTACTAATATGGGCAGAGAATGGAGCTGTTGGTTTATTATTGCACTTCTTTATTCTCTTCTATATTGTTTTTAAAGGAGGCTTTTATATAATGTTCCGCACGAAAGACCATGAGTTAAAAGCACGGATGATGGCAATTCATGGTTGTATAATGGGTGTTCTTTTGGCTAATTATGGTAATGCAGTAATGG includes:
- a CDS encoding O-antigen ligase gives rise to the protein MGNPFLKNTGASKLEHPIAILLVILISVLIGNVLAKKGITMMGMLIVLPFIAVYLERVFHTPKIALFTIQIAGYFIVGIYRYTGPGIPFGLSADGLFVLALVAIIFKNFYERVDWTPLLKDISLLGAVWMGWIFFEIVNPEAVSFQAWFYTMRGIAFYFFIGIPMVLLLLREPRDLEIYFYIWGAFTILVTLKGAMQLIIGLDPFEQKWMDAGAYETHLLFGKLRVFSFLSDAGQFGASQAQALVMGGIIAYETKNFKKRIFFGTVALFGLYGMLVSGTRGAIAIPALGFFTYLILTKNTKLIALGLFAGIMLYVFFAHTSIAQSNYQVARMRTAFHPDEDPSFIVRLENQKILKNYLSTRPIGGGVGHAGTRALKYVPNGFLANVATDSWYVLIWAENGAVGLLLHFFILFYIVFKGGFYIMFRTKDHELKARMMAIHGCIMGVLLANYGNAVMGQFPTSINIYYGMAFLFMIPHFDKVILEGRKNGMDLLKVFPSSIEKTT